From the genome of Labrus bergylta chromosome 12, fLabBer1.1, whole genome shotgun sequence, one region includes:
- the tbc1d25 gene encoding TBC1 domain family member 25 translates to MAGEEERGVVRVKVKKCDGVLPVEFRSFAVDPQITSLEVLQHILIRAFDLNGKRNFGISYLSRDQSGAEMYLPLLSDRDLDVAFLSAAKPHLQLKMDIKPSEDSPVMEDWDIISPKDVIGSEQLLAERTRSLASAALPFTQSLLSQVGRTLTKVQQAFSWTYGEEIRPFKPPLSDAEFHSYMNGQGQLTRPEELRLRIYHGGVDPSLRKVVWRYLLNVYPDGLSGQERMDYMKRKTREYDQLKREWTARVSGEDLEFIRGNVLKDVLRTDRAHPYYAGSEDSPHLTALTDLLTTFAITHPQISYCQGMSDIASPILAVMDNEAHAFICFCGIMKRLEGNFRPDGQLMSVKFQHLKLLLQYSDPEFYSYLVSKGADDLFFCYRWLLLELKREFAFDDALRMLEVTWSSLPPDPPETEVELLGSPQEAEETISCRDKNKAVENFLREDKEQKEKQRRRHMLRPSREEPDMSRNNVSEEKGTEKGSEGSECPTPRVNMEQPDMQAVPFERQTSFGEFKYYTARNEDSFDMEDAEQPRDMVVSKSSTSIQSRQSTVDSEEDPGERTPLIKNCENGLSPMSSPPLLPNGLPIWKAGPSASPTSSASPSSWPGASPDSPPKSTSPSLSTGREAFARTVQKVLTSSAQVLGSTGINSPTTPTLKSSVASPSHTQSRSLLSSPILSFGRGPSLSGNRLSSSNLPSPGNKTPSTAANTPGSLKAETTSIKPCSLPPPQEFGKGNPFMLFLCLSILLEHRDHIIKNSLDYNELAMHFDRLVRRHNLSRVLQRAKALFADYLQSEVWDSEEGDEVSSDSPTTATAAPHSPSSPVSARPIYSPLASPQASSPNSTYNLATTIPSPTAQVAVSSSS, encoded by the exons AAATGCGATGGCGTGCTGCCTGTGGAGTTTCGCTCCTTCGCTGTCGACCCTCAGATAACTTCCCTGGAGGTCCTGCAGCACATCCTCATCAGAGCGTTTGATCTGAACGG GAAGCGGAATTTCGGGATCAGTTACCTTTCTCGGGACCAGAGCGGAGCTGAAATGTATCTGCCTCTGCTGTCCGACCGGGATTTGGATGTCgcttttctctctgcagccaaACCACATCTGCAGCTCAAGATGGACATCAAGCCGTCAGAAGACA GTCCTGTCATGGAGGACTGGGACATCATCAGCCCCAAAGATGTGATTggctctgagcagctccttGCAGAGAGGACCAGGTCTTTGGCATCTGCAGCTCTTCCGTTCACACAGTCTCTACTCTCTCAG GTGGGGCGGACCCTGACCAAAGTGCAGCAGGCGTTCAGCTGGACGTACGGGGAGGAGATCAGACCTTTCAAACCCCCTCTGAGCGACGCAGAGTTTCATAGTTACATGAACGGACAGGGTCAGCTGACGCGGCCCGAGGAGCTCAGACTGAGGATCTACCACGGCGGCGTGGATCCTTCACTGCGCAAG gtGGTGTGGCGGTACCTCTTGAACGTCTACCCCGACGGCCTGAGTGGACAGGAGAGAATGGACTACATGAAGAGGAAGACGCGGGAGTACGACCAGCTGAAGAGGGAGTGGACGGCGCGGGTCAGCGGCGAGGACCTCGAGTTCATCCGCGGTAACGTTCTCAAAGACGTCCTGAGGACCGACCGGGCTCATCCGTACTACGCCGGCTCAGAGGACAGTCCACACCTGACGGCCCTCACAGATCTGCTCACCACATTTGCCATCACACATCCACAG atctcGTACTGTCAGGGCATGAGTGACATCGCCTCACCTATACTTGCTGTAATGGACAATGAGGCCCACGCATTCATCTGCTTTTGTGGCATCATGAAACGTCTGGAGGGGAACTTTCGTCCGGACGGTCAGCTCATGTCCGTGAAGTTTCAGCATCTGAAGCTTCTTCTGCAGTACTCGGATCCAGAGTTCTACTCTTACCTGGTGTCCAAAGGAGCAGACGACCTCTTCTTCTGCTACCGCTGGCTGCTCctagagctgaagagagagttTGCGTTCGACGATGCCTTGAGGATGCTCGAGGTGACCTGGAGCTCCCTGCCTCCAGATCCCCCTGAAACCGAGGTGGAGCTTCTGGGATCGCCGCAGGAGGCCGAGGAAACAATATCCTGCAGAGACAAGAACAAGGCTGTGGAGAATTTCCTCAGAGAAGATAAGGAACAAAAGGAGAAGCAGCGTAGACGACACATGCTGAGGCCTTCAAGAGAAGAACCAGATATGAGCAGGAATAATGTCTCAGAAGAAAAAGGAACTGAGAAGGGAAGCGAGGGCAGCGAGTGTCCTACCCCTCGAGTGAACATGGAACAACCAGACATGCAGGCCGTTCCCTTTGAGAGGCAGACTAGTTTCGGAGAGTTTAAATACTACACAGCTCGAAACGAGGATAGCTTTGATATGGAGGACGCTGAGCAGCCACGGGACATGGTGGTCTCAAAGTCCTCCACGAGCATCCAAAGTCGTCAGTCCACAGTGGACAGCGAGGAGGACCCAGGAGAGAGAACACCTCTCATAAAGAACTGTGAAAACGGTCTCTCTCCAATGTCCTCCCCGCCTCTGCTTCCTAATGGCCTTCCGATCTGGAAAGCAGGCCCCTCTGCCTCCCCCACGTCTTCAGCTTCACCCTCCAGCTGGCCGGGCGCTTCTCCAGACTCTCCTCCCAAATCCACATCCCCATCCCTGTCCACTGGAAGAGAGGCCTTCGCGAGAACTGTCCAGAAAGTCTTGACCTCCTCTGCCCAGGTGCTCGGCAGCACAGGGATTAACTCGCCCACGACCCCCACTCTAAAATCATCTGTTGCCTCTCCCTCCCACACTCAGAGTCGCTCCCTACTCTCCTCGCCCATTCTGTCCTTTGGAAGAGGCCCGTCGCTGTCTGGCAACAGGTTATCTTCCAGCAATCTCCCTTCACCTGGCAACAAAACCCCCAGCACAGCAGCTAACACGCCCGGCTCCTTGAAAGCCGAGACCACCAGCATCAAACCGTGCTCCCTGCCGCCTCCTCAGGAGTTCGGCAAAGGAAACCCCTTCATGCTGTTCCTGTGCCTGTCCATCCTGCTGGAGCACCGAGACCACATCATCAAGAACAGCTTGGATTACAACGAGCTGGCCATGCACTTTGATCGCCTTGTGCGGCGCCACAACCTGAGCAGGGTGCTGCAGCGAGCCAAGGCCTTATTCGCAGACTACCTGCAGAGCGAAGTGTGGGACTCAGAAGAGGGGGACGAGGTTAGCTCGGACTCTCCGACGACGGCCACAGCTGCTCCACACTCCCCTTCTTCCCCCGTCTCTGCCAGACCCATCTACAGCCCTTTAGCCTCGCCTCAGGCATCTTCTCCGAACTCAACCTACAACCTCGCCACCACCATTCCCTCCCCTACAGCTCAAGTTGCAGTTTCTTCCTCGTCCTGA